In Candidatus Krumholzibacteriia bacterium, the DNA window TGTTGCCGAGGACCCGGATGTGGTGCAGCCGCGCTTGCTGCCCTTCGGAGATGTCGTAGGTCACGTTCACCAGGTCGCCCTGGATGTCCTTCCGCGGCGCCGCGGTGAAGTAGAAGTATCCCCGGTCCTGGTAGAGGCCGAAGAGGGCCTGGGTGGTGGCCTCGAAGGCGCTCTGGTCGAAGGGAGCGCCGGGGAACAAGCGCACTACGCGGTGGATCTCGTTGTCGGCGAACACCGTGTTCCCCTTCCACTCCACTTTGCCGACCCGGTACTGCTTGCCCTCCTCGATGCGGATGCGCAGCGTCAGGTCCTTGCCGTTGGCGGCGAGCTCGGTGTCGTGGCTGAGAACGCGGCCGTCCAGATAGCCGAGGGAGTGGTAGTAGGCGGCGATCTTGTCGAAGTCCTGCTTTAGCGCCTCGGGCTTGAGGTCGCCGCCGCTCCACAGGCCGTTCGTGCTCGTCTGCATCTGCTTGCGCAGCTTCTCGGCCGGAACCCGTTCGTTGCCCGCGAAGACGATCTGGCGAATCGAGGCCTTTTGCCCTTCCTGCACCTGCCAGACCAGGGACCAGTCGCCGCCCTCGGCGGCGAGGAGCGTGTCGCGCACCCCAGCGCTCTGGTAGCCCTTGTCCCGGTAGGTTTCCAGGATCTTGTCGCGGTCGCGCTGGCGCTGCCAGGGCGCGACGAAGCTGCCGGCACTGAGGCTCACCGCCGCCCGCAGATCGGATTCCTTGAGAGCGTCGAGACCTTCGAAGCGCACCTGGGAGAGCCGCGGGAACTCCTGCACCGTGACGTAGAGGATCACGCCGCCTTCCGCCTCTTCCCCTTCCACCCGCACGTCGGCGAAGCGACCCTTCTTGGTGAGCTCCTCCACCGCCCGGGCCAAACGCCGCGGATCGAAGGGATCCCCGGGGCGGACAGCGAACCATTGCAGCACCGTTTCCTTCGGCACCTTGACGTTGCCTTCCACCTCGACCCGGAGCACCGGCGGCACGCCCGACACCGACGGCACCGAGGGCCGGAGCAGGTTGGAAGGCGCTGGCTCCGCAGCCGGAGGCAGCGGCGTCGGGGCTTGCGTCGGCGCCGAGGGTGGCGGCGCCGGCGAGGCAGGCACCGAATCGGGGCGGGCCGGTTGCGACGCGGCGGCGCCGGCGCAGAGCACCAGAGCTCCCGCCGCGAGCCCGCAGCGATGCAGCAAGCCATTCTTTTCCAGGAACTTGCGCTCTCGCATCGACCTCTCTCCAGAGACCCCGGGGGCCGCTGTCCGCCCCCCAAGGTAACCAGGAGGCGGTCGGAAGGACAGAAGCAAAAAGGGCCCAGGCCCCCCCCTAGGGAGGGTGCCACGGGCCCTGTGTCGCGTCCTGGCGCCCCCTAAGGGGTGACGCCCGTACCTTCTACCTCGAAGAGCAGCTTGTTGTCCCCGGCATCGATCCGCACCTTGCCGCCCCGGGCGAGCTCGCCGCGGAGCATGCGCTCCGAGAGCGGGTCCTCGAGGTAGGACTGCAGGGCGCGCCGCAAGGGCCGCGCCCCCAGGTTGGTGTCGAAGCCCTGGGAGATGAGGAACTCCTCCGCTGCCTGGGTGAACTCGAAATGGATGTCCAGGTCGCTCAGCCGCCGTTCGAGGTCGGTGCGCATGATCTGGAGGATCTGCTGCATCTCCGGCCGGCCGAGGGGCTTGAAGATGATGGTCTCGTCGATGCGGTTCAGGAACTCGGGGTTGAAGATCTTTCGCATCTCGTCCTTCATCTTGCCGCTCATGTCGCTGAAGGCTTCGCCTTCCTCCTTGCCGAAGCCGAGGCCGCCGCCCGCCTTGAGCTGCCGCGCCCCCACGTTGGAGGTCATGATGAGGACGGTGTTCTTGAAGTCCACCCGGCGCCCGAAGCTGTCGGTGAGCTGCCCGTCCTCGATCACCTGGAGCAGGATGTTGTAGACGTCCGGGTGGGCCTTCTCGATCTCGTCGAGGAGCACGACGGAATAGGGCTTGCGGCGCACCTTCTCGGTGAGCTGGCCGCCCTCGTCGTAACCCACGTACCCCGGGGGCGCGCCGATGAGGCGGCTCACCGCGAACTTCTCCATGTACTCCGACATGTCCACCCGGATCATCGCATCCTCGTCGTCGAAGAGGAAGCGTGCCAGCACCTTGGCCATCTCCGTCTTCCCCACCCCGGTGGGGCCGAGGAAGATGAAGGAACCGATGGGGCGCCGCGGGTTGCGCAGGCCGGCGCGGTTGCGGCGCACGGCGCGGGAGACGGCGTGCACCGCGTCCTCCTGGCCGATGATGCGCTTGCGCAACTCGTCCTCCATGCGCAGGAGCTTCTCCGTTTCGCCCTCGGCGACGCTGGCGATGGGGATGCCGGTCATCTCGCCGACCACGGTGGCGATGTCCCTCTCGTCGACGATCGCCTCCTGCTCCTTGCGCTTCTCCTTCCACTCGTCCTGGATCTGCCGCAGCCGCTCGCGCAGCTCCTTTTCCCGGTCGCGGTAGCTCGCCGCCTTCTCGAACTCCTGCGCCTGGATGCAGGACTCCTTCTCCTTCGACACCTGTTCGATGCGCTGCTCCAGCTCGCGCACCCCGGTGGGCACGCTGCTGATCGACAAGCGCGCCCGCGATCCGGCCTCGTCGATGACATCGATGGCTTTGTCGGGCAGGAAACGGTCGTTGATGTAGCGCTGCGACAGGCTCACGGCGGCGACCACAGCAGCGTCGGTGATCTTGGCGCGATGGTGGGCCTCGTACTTGTCCCGCAGCCCGAAAATGATCTTGATCGTCTCCTCTTCCGTCGGCGGGTTGACGAAGATGGGCTGGAAGCGCCGCTCCAGGGCGCCATCCTTCTCGATGTACTTGCGGTACTCGTCCAGCGTCGTCGCCCCGATGCACTGCAACTCGCCCCGGGCCAGCGCCGGCTTCAGCATGTTGGAGGCGTCGATGGCGCCCTCGGCCCCGCCGGCGCCGACGATCGTGTGCAACTCGTCGATGAAGATGATGACGTCCTCGGACTCCCGGATCTCGTTCATCACCGCCTTCAGTCGTTCCTCGAACTGGCCGCGGTATTTCGTTCCAGCGACGACGGATGCCAGATCCAGCGTCACCAGCTTGCGGTCCTTGAGGACCTCCGGCACCTGGCCGCCGACGATGCGTTGCGCCAGGCCCTCGACGATGGCGGTCTTGCCTACGCCGGGCTCGCCGATGAGGGCGGGGTTGTTTTTCTTGCGCCGGGAGAGCACCTGGATGACCCGCTCGATCTCCTTCTCCCGCCCGATGACCGGATCCAGCTTGGATTCCCCGGCCAGGGTGGTGAGGTCGCGGCCGAACTGATCGAGCGCCGGGGTCTCGCGCTTTTCCTTCTTGGCGCTGCTGCGCTGGGTGGTGCCGATGCCGCCCAGCAGCTTCAGGGTCTCCTCGCGCACGCGCTTGCGGTCGGCGCCCAGCTCGATGAGCACCCGGGCGGCCACACCTTCGCCCTCGCGGATGAGGCCGAGCAGCAGGTGCTCGGTGCCGATGTAGTTGTGCCCGAGCAGGCGGGCCTCCTCGACGGAGAGCTCGAGGACGCGCTTCGCCCGCGGCGTGAAGGGGATCTCGCCGATGGTCAGCGTGCCGCCGCTCGGCGCCACCATCTTCTCGATCGCCTGCTGGATCTGCTCGAAGGAGAGCCCCAGGTTCTGCAGCACCTTGGCGGCAATGCCCTCGCCCTCGCGGACGATCCCGAGGAGGAAGTGCTCGGTGCCGATGTAGTCGTGCTGCAGGCGGCCCGCCTCGTCGCGTGCCAGGAACAGGACCTTCTTGACCCGTTCGGTGAATCGATCGTTCATCGCCTGCCTCCGCGCAGCCGCGTCACTATACCACCGGCGCCGTCAGTTCTGCGAGCCCTCGAGTCGCTTGCGAATGGCCGCGGCGCGCCAGATGCTGCGCTGCACCGCGTCACCGTCGCTGCCTGCGAGCAATTCCGTGTGCGCTTCCTGTCCCAAGGTCAGGATCTCCGTCAGCACCTGCCGCGACAGATCCAGGATGCCTGTGCTCGCACCGAGACGCAACATGGAAGCGTGCTGCAGGGTCTCTTGCGCGTTGAGCTTGCGCGCGTGGCGCAAGATCCCGTAGGAACGCCAGATGCGGTCTTCGAGCAAGCTCCGTGCCCTGGACAGGAGCGCTTCCTGACTCTGCTTCTCCTTGACGATGAGATCGTGGGTGACACCTTCGAGACGTTCCAGGATCTCCTCCTCCCGCAGTCCCAGGGTGAGAGCGTTGGAGACCTGGAAGAAATTCCCCAGCGCCGCCGAACCCTCGCCGTGATAACCCCGCACGGTGACGCCAAGACGGTGCAGCGCTGCCAGCTCGCCCTCCATGCGGTTGTCCAGTACCAACCCCGGCAGGTGCAGGAGCACCGAGGCACGCATGCCCGTCCCGGTGTTGGTGGGACAGGCGGTGAGGAAACCGAGGCCGTCGTCGAAGGCGAACTCCAGGCGTTCCTCCAAGGACGCCTCCAGCCGCGTCGCCGCGCTTTGGGCGCGCTCCAGGTCGAGGCCGCTGCACAGCGCCTGGAGGCGCATATGGTCTTCCTCGTTGATGATGAAGGAGACGCTCTCGTCGCCGGCGATGACGACGCCGCGCTCCGCCGGCGCGTCCACCACCTCCTGGCTCAAGAGCTGGCGCTCCCCCAGGATGCGGCGCTCCACCGGTTGCAGCGGCGCCAGCACCAGGCGCAGCTCGCCGCTCTCCAGGCCGAGCGCTTCAGTGCGGGCCAGGATTTCCCGCAGCGCCGCGGCCCGTGCCTCCGGCCCGGCACCTTGGGGGAAGACGCGGTCCGCCAGATTGCGGGCGAGGCGGATGCGGGTGGAAAGGACGATCTCCTGTTCCGGACCCTCGCCGCGCAGCCATACGCTGGGGCGGCGCACCAGCTCGCTCACCGAGCGGGCAGCGCTCGGGCCTGCCGCGGGCGCCGCCGGCGCCGGGAGCACCGCGCCGCTCTCGGTGGCCCGGATGTCGTCCCGCAGTCGCGCCGCGCGTTCGTAGTCCTCGGTGCGCACGGCGAGCTCGAGCTCGCGGCGCAGATGTCCCAGACGTTCGCGCTTCTCCCCGCCGACAGCGCTGCCGCCGGGGCGGCGGCCGGTGTGCCGCGTCTGCCGGTGGATCTCTTGCAACAACTTGAGCAGCGATTCGCCGAAGCCGGCGTAGCAGCTCGGACAGCCGAGACGGCCGCGCTCTTGGAACTGGGCGAAGGTGAGCCCGCAGCGGCTGCAGCGCAAGGCCGGCGCCGGCGGCGCGCTCTCGCTCTCCGGCTTGGCGAGAGAAGAGAGCAGCTGGTCCACGTCCGGCCCTTCCTCGAGGAGTCCGCGCTCTTCGGCGCAGCCCCTGCAGATGAAGAGTTTGGCGACCCGGGCCTCGGCAATCTCGGTGTAGTGCACCGAGGCGGGGTTCTTCTCGCACAGTTCGCACAGTGCCTTGTCGCTCACAGGACGGTCTCCAACTGCTGCAAGGGCCGCAGCACGCCTTCGCTCAACACCAGGGTGCGTTGCGCCCGCCGTGCCAAGCTCGGGCTGTGGGTGGCGACCAGAAAGGCCTGGTGGCGTTCCCGCGATAGCTGCTCCAGGAGCCGCAGCAAGGCCTCGCTGCTGTCCCGGTCCAGATTGCCCGAGGGCTCGTCGGCGAGGACGACCTC includes these proteins:
- the bamA gene encoding outer membrane protein assembly factor BamA, yielding MRERKFLEKNGLLHRCGLAAGALVLCAGAAASQPARPDSVPASPAPPPSAPTQAPTPLPPAAEPAPSNLLRPSVPSVSGVPPVLRVEVEGNVKVPKETVLQWFAVRPGDPFDPRRLARAVEELTKKGRFADVRVEGEEAEGGVILYVTVQEFPRLSQVRFEGLDALKESDLRAAVSLSAGSFVAPWQRQRDRDKILETYRDKGYQSAGVRDTLLAAEGGDWSLVWQVQEGQKASIRQIVFAGNERVPAEKLRKQMQTSTNGLWSGGDLKPEALKQDFDKIAAYYHSLGYLDGRVLSHDTELAANGKDLTLRIRIEEGKQYRVGKVEWKGNTVFADNEIHRVVRLFPGAPFDQSAFEATTQALFGLYQDRGYFYFTAAPRKDIQGDLVNVTYDISEGQQARLHHIRVLGNTKTQDKVVLREFSLVPGETFDRSLLQRSMRDVFQLGFFEDINIPPEGLRPREDGSVDLEVKVVEKQTGQLGAGAGYSAVNALTGFFEMAETNLFGTGKRVSFRWEFSRVRNDINFSYTQPWLFDSPMTLTVDLFNSAGRTRVNSFYRTQRTGGALRLGRRLDLLDFTTVSWRYRAENVTFTDIDPAVDLRTRLSLQDGRRRSTGLTLRRNSTDSPFFPTRGSEAEWNGDLFGTFLGGDVSFLHNEVELAWYQRLGLSKFTLALRSRIGVLTGLENKAVPNDELFRPGGVFIYPVRGYDEFEIYPLGNEPFVGGQALVLWSSELRYPFSPRVHGALFFDAGNTWNSMAEADFSDLRKGAGAGIRVEVPMIGLLGLDYAYGFDRVTTSGRRVPSWNFHFRFGNFF
- a CDS encoding ATP-dependent Clp protease ATP-binding subunit, producing MNDRFTERVKKVLFLARDEAGRLQHDYIGTEHFLLGIVREGEGIAAKVLQNLGLSFEQIQQAIEKMVAPSGGTLTIGEIPFTPRAKRVLELSVEEARLLGHNYIGTEHLLLGLIREGEGVAARVLIELGADRKRVREETLKLLGGIGTTQRSSAKKEKRETPALDQFGRDLTTLAGESKLDPVIGREKEIERVIQVLSRRKKNNPALIGEPGVGKTAIVEGLAQRIVGGQVPEVLKDRKLVTLDLASVVAGTKYRGQFEERLKAVMNEIRESEDVIIFIDELHTIVGAGGAEGAIDASNMLKPALARGELQCIGATTLDEYRKYIEKDGALERRFQPIFVNPPTEEETIKIIFGLRDKYEAHHRAKITDAAVVAAVSLSQRYINDRFLPDKAIDVIDEAGSRARLSISSVPTGVRELEQRIEQVSKEKESCIQAQEFEKAASYRDREKELRERLRQIQDEWKEKRKEQEAIVDERDIATVVGEMTGIPIASVAEGETEKLLRMEDELRKRIIGQEDAVHAVSRAVRRNRAGLRNPRRPIGSFIFLGPTGVGKTEMAKVLARFLFDDEDAMIRVDMSEYMEKFAVSRLIGAPPGYVGYDEGGQLTEKVRRKPYSVVLLDEIEKAHPDVYNILLQVIEDGQLTDSFGRRVDFKNTVLIMTSNVGARQLKAGGGLGFGKEEGEAFSDMSGKMKDEMRKIFNPEFLNRIDETIIFKPLGRPEMQQILQIMRTDLERRLSDLDIHFEFTQAAEEFLISQGFDTNLGARPLRRALQSYLEDPLSERMLRGELARGGKVRIDAGDNKLLFEVEGTGVTP
- a CDS encoding UvrB/UvrC motif-containing protein, yielding MSDKALCELCEKNPASVHYTEIAEARVAKLFICRGCAEERGLLEEGPDVDQLLSSLAKPESESAPPAPALRCSRCGLTFAQFQERGRLGCPSCYAGFGESLLKLLQEIHRQTRHTGRRPGGSAVGGEKRERLGHLRRELELAVRTEDYERAARLRDDIRATESGAVLPAPAAPAAGPSAARSVSELVRRPSVWLRGEGPEQEIVLSTRIRLARNLADRVFPQGAGPEARAAALREILARTEALGLESGELRLVLAPLQPVERRILGERQLLSQEVVDAPAERGVVIAGDESVSFIINEEDHMRLQALCSGLDLERAQSAATRLEASLEERLEFAFDDGLGFLTACPTNTGTGMRASVLLHLPGLVLDNRMEGELAALHRLGVTVRGYHGEGSAALGNFFQVSNALTLGLREEEILERLEGVTHDLIVKEKQSQEALLSRARSLLEDRIWRSYGILRHARKLNAQETLQHASMLRLGASTGILDLSRQVLTEILTLGQEAHTELLAGSDGDAVQRSIWRAAAIRKRLEGSQN